From the genome of Pseudomonas hamedanensis:
GGTAAACTCGGTCTGACCGTGGCCGGCAGCGTCATTGGCTGGGCGTCGGCGATTTTTGGCATCGGTGGCGGTTCGCTGACCGTGCCGTTCCTGACCTGGCGCAGTGTGCCGATGCAGCAAGCCGTGGCGACCTCGTCGGCCTGCGGTCTGCCGATTGCCTTGGCCAGTGCATTAAGTTTCATGATTCTGGGGTGGCACGATCCGTTGTTGCCGGCCCATAGTCTCGGTTTTGTGTATTTGCCGGCATTGCTGGGCATCGCCCTGACCAGCATGGTGTTCGCCCGTCTCGGCGCGCGTCTGGCGCACAGGTTGTCGCCGCGCTTGCTGAAGCGGCTGTTCGCCGCGTTGCTGTTTTGCGTAGGTTTGAGCTTCCTGCTTTGATCGCGCGGCAATCCTGGCTTAATCCTGAGGTGGCAGCGTCGCCCGGGAATTTTCGCTTTCAACTCTAACGAGGAGTCGCAATGCTGCCTTACCCGCAGATCGACCCGGTGGCCCTGGCCATCGGTCCGCTGAAAATCCACTGGTACGGTCTGATGTACCTGATCGGCATTGGCGGCGCGTGGCTGTTGGCGTCGCGTCGGCTCAACCGCTTCGACCCGACATGGACCAAGGAGAAACTCTCCGATCTGGTGTTCTGGTTGTCGATGGGCGTGATTGTCGGCGGCCGTCTGGGTTACGTTCTGTTCTATGACCTGAGCGCGTACCTGGCCAACCCGACGCTGATTTTCGAGGTGTGGAAGGGCGGCATGTCGTTCCATGGCGGTTTCATCGGCGTGATGCTCGCGGCATTGTGGTTCGGCAAGCGCAATGGCAAGTCGTTTTTCCAGCTGATGGACTTCGTTGCGCCGATGGTGCCGATCGGTCTGGGCGCCGGGCGTATCGGCAATTTCATCAACGCCGAGCTGTGGGGCAAGGCCACCGACGTGCCGTGGGCGATGGTGTTCCCGCCGTTCAGCGATCCGGCGCAACTGCCGCGTCACCCGTCGCAGCTGTATCAGTTTGCCCTCGAAGGCGTGGCGCTGTTCCTGATCCTCTGGCTGTTCTCGCGCAAACCGCGCCCGACCATGGCCGTTTCCGGGATGTTCGCGTTGTTCTATGGCATCTTCCGTTTCATCGTCGAGTTCGTTCGCGTGCCGGATGCGCAGTTGGGTTATCTCGCGTGGAACTGGCTGACCATGGGCCAGGTACTGTGTGTGCCGATGATTGTCGGCGGGCTGTTCCTGATCTGGCTGGCCTATCGTCGCGCACCGGCAGCGCCGCTCGCCCCGACGGCTTAAACTACGAACCCCGGCGCGCGACGCCGGGGCTCAAAGGACACAGGTAACTCATGAAGCAATATCTCGAACTGGTCTCGCACGTCATCCAGAACGGCACCAAACAGGCCAACCGCACCGGCATCAACACCATCAGTTTCCCCGGGGCGATGCTGCGTTTCGATCTGCAGGAAGGCTTCCCGGCGATCACCACGCGCAAGATGGCCTTCAAATCGGCCATCGGCGAGATGTGCGGCTTTCTGCGTGGCGTGAACAACGCCGCGCAATTCCGCGCGCTGGGCTGCAAGGTCTGGGACCAGAACGCCAACGAAAACGCGCAATGGCTGGCCAACCCGTTCCGTCAGGGCGACGACGACCTCGGCGAAATCTACGGCGTGCAATGGCGCAAATGGCCGGCGTACAAGCAGATCCCGCTGAACAACACTGCCGCCATCGAACAAACCTTGAGCATCGGCTACAAGCAGATTGCCCAAGGCGAAGAAGACGGTCAGGCCTACGTGGTGCTGTACAAAGCCATCGACCAGGTGCGCCAGTGCGTCGACACGATCATCAACGATCCGGGCAGCCGCCGCATCCTGTTCCACGGCTGGAACTGCGCCCAGCTCGATGAAATGGCCCTGCCGCCGTGCCATCTGCTGTACCAGTTCCACCCGAACGTCGAGACCAAAGAGATCTCGCTGACCCTGTACATCCGCTCCAACGACCTGGGTCTGGGCACGCCGTTCAACCTCACCGAAGGCGCCGCACTGCTGAGCCTGATCGGTCGCCTGACCGGCTATACGCCGCGCTGGTTCACCTATTTCATCGGTGATGCCCATGTCTACGAAAACCACTTGGACATGCTCAACGAACAGCTCAAGCGCGAGCCGTTTGCCATGCCGAAGCTGAAGATCTCTGACCGCGTGCCGGAGTTTGCCAAGACGGGTGTGTATCAGCCGGAGTGGCTGGAGTTGGTCGAGCCGAGCGATTTCTCGCTGGAAGGCTATGAGCACCATCCGCCGATGACCGCGCCGATGGCGGTCTAGTCACCATTGATCGTTCCCACGCTCCGCGTGGGTATGAATCCCGTGACGCTCTGCGCCACTTTGGACGCGGAGCGTCCATGGCGGCATTCCCACGCGGAGCGTGGGAACGAGCTTCGCCCGTCAGTGGCCGTGGCTGCGGCCTACGTGGGAATGCTCAACCTCCGTCGCAACAACCCCGCCACTCACTTCCAGCCGCTGCAAAATCCCGCATTGATCCGCCTCCGGCCCTTCGCCGCAACGCTGGCGCAGCTCGAGCAGTTGTGTCTGCAAGGCCAGTAACCCGTCAATCCGCGCCTTCACGTGTTGAATATGCTCGTCGATCAACGCGTTGACGCTCTCGCACTGATCCTGCGGGCTGTCGCGCAGGGCGAGCAGGCTGCGGATTTCTTCGAGGGTCATGTCGAGGGTGCGGCAATTGCGGATGAAGGTCAGGCGCTCGGCGTGGGCCTGGGTGTAGACGCGGTAGTTGCCGTCGCTGCGGGCCGGTTCCGGCAGCAGGTTTTCGCGCTCGTAGTAGCGGATGGTTTCTACGGCGCAGTCGGTGAGTCTGGCCAGTTCTCCAATCTTCATCGCGGCAATCTCCAAAAGGGTGCTTGACCCTATAGTGGCTACAGGGTCTTTACTTGGCAACAGGCACCTTCATGGACGCGACCAATGAGCGATTCCCTGCACACCCACAAGCCCGGCGACGGGCACGATCACAGTCATAAAGCGCAGCCCGTGCATAAACATGCGCATGGCGGCGACTCTTGCTGTGGTTCGAAAGCCGCTGCGCCGGCCCCGGTTCATTCGCACGAAGACGCCTGCTGCTCGTCGAAAGCCGCAGCGCCCGCGCTGGTGCAACTGAGTGAAAAGACCAGCGCCGATGCACGGCTGAGCAGTTTCCGCATCGAAGCCATGGATTGTCCGACCGAGCAAACGCTAATCCAGAACAAACTGGGCAAATTGGCCGGCGTTCAGCAGCTGGAATTCAACCTGATCAACCGTGTACTCGGCGTGACCCATAACCTGGCGGACACCGCACCGATCACGGCGGCGATCAAATCCCTCGGCATGCACGCCGAACCCTTGGAGGCGGGCGTCGACGCGCCGGCCCCGACGCCAGTGAAAAAGCACTGGTGGCCACTGGCGCTGTCTGGCGTGACCGCGCTGGCAGCCGAAGTTATCCATTTTACCAACGCCGCGCCGGACTGGGGGGTGGCGGTCGTTGCACTGGTGTCGATCCTCAGCGGTGGCCTCGGCACTTACAAAAAGGGCTGGATCGCCCTGAAGAACCGCAATCTCAACATCAATGCACTGATGAGTATCGCCGTGACCGGTGCAATTCTCATCGGCCAGTGGCCGGAAGCGGCGATGGTGATGTTTCTCTTTACCGCCGCCGAGTTGATCGAAGCGCGCTCGCTGGACCGCGCGCGCAATGCGATCAGCGGTCTTATGCAGATGACCCCAGAGCAGGCGACGGTGTTGCAGGCCGATGGCAACTGGCTCGAACAGGAGGTGAAAAGCGTCGAACTTGGCGCCCGTGTGCGGGTGAAACCCGGCGAGCGCATTGCCCTGGACGGCGAAGTAGCCAGTGGCAGTTCGACCATCGACCAGGCGCCGATCACCGGTGAAAGCCTGCCGGTAGACAAGACCATCGGCGACAAAGTCTTCGCCGGTACCATCAACCAGGCCGGTTCGCTGGAGTACACAGTTACCGCTGCGGCCAACAACTCGACCCTGGCGCGGATCATTCACGCGGTCGAACAGGCCCAGGGCGCGCGGGCACCGACCCAGCGCTTCGTCGATCAATTCTCGAAAATCTACACGCCGGTGGTGTTCGTCTTTGCCTTGGCCGTGGCGGTGATACCGCCGCTGTTCATGGGCGCGGCATGGTTTGACTGGATCTACCGGGCGCTGGTGCTGCTGGTGGTTGCCTGCCCGTGCGCACTGGTGATTTCCACGCCGGTGACCATCGTCAGTGGCCTTGCGGCGGCGGCGCGCAAAGGCATTCTGGTCAAGGGCGGCGTGTACCTGGAAGGCGGTTTCAAACTCGATTACCTGGCGCTGGATAAAACCGGGACGATCACCCACGGCAAACCGGTGCAGACCGACTACCTGTCGCTCGACCCGACCGCCGATGCCACAGCGCCGGCAATTGCCGCTGCCTTGGCCGGGCGCTCCGATCACCCGGTTTCGCTGGCCATTGCCAACGCCGCTGTGGATAAAAATCTTGAAGTGCTCACTGTGGATAACTTCACAGCGCTTGGCGGTCGCGGCGTCAAAGGTGAGATCAACGGTCAGACCTATCACTTGGGCAACCATCGTCTGGTCGAAGAACTGGGGCTGTGTTCGCCGCAGCTGGAAGAAAAGCTGTTTGCGCTGGAGAAACAGGGCAAATCAGTGGTGTTGCTGTTGGACCCGTCCGGCCCGTTGGCGTTGTTTGCAGTGGCCGACACCGTCAAGGAAACCAGTCGTGAGGCGATTCGCCAATTGCATGAACTTGGGGTGAAAACCCTGATGCTTACCGGCGACAACGTCCACACTGCCCAAGCGATTGCCGCGCAAGTCGGTATCGACGAGGCGCGTGGCGATTTGTTGCCGACCGACAAACTGCAAGCCATCGAAAATCTGTACAAGCAGGGCCACCGGGTCGGCATGGTCGGTGACGGCATCAACGACGCTCCGGCACTGGCCCGCGCCGAGATTGGTTTCGCCATGGCTGCGGCCGGTACCGATACGGCGATTGAAACCGCGGATGTCGCCCTGATGGATGATGATATGCGCAAGATCCCGGCATTCATCAGCCTGTCGCGCAACACGGCCAGCATCTTGAAACAGAACATCGCCCTGGCTTTGGTGATCAAGGCGATCTTTCTTGGGGTAACCTTCGCCGGACTCGCCACCATGTGGATGGCGGTGTTCGCCGACATGGGCGTGAGCCTGTTGGTGGTGTTCAACGGTTTGCGTTTGCTGCGCAAATAAACGATGAGGGATGGTTGTGCTGAGTGCCGAGCTGAAAGCGTTTTACAGGGTCGCCCGCCTGGGCAGCATCACGCTGGCGGCAAAGAAACTCGGCCTCAGCCAACCGACCGTGACCACGCAGATCCGTAACCTGGAGAGCCAGTACTCGGTAGAACTGTTCTATCGCGGTGGGCGGCGCCTGAGTGTCAGCGATGAAGGTGCGCGCTTGCTGCCGATGGTCAAAGCGCTGTTGCAGCAAGAAGCGGACATCGAGTTCTTTCTGCGCAACAGCGGCCAGGTGCAGGGCACGTTGCGCATTGCCGCCACCGCGCCATATTACATCCTTGATCTGGTAAAAACCTTTCGCGAGCGTTTGCCGCAGGTGGAAGTGTCGGTGGAAATCGGCAACTCGCAGCAGGTACTCGAGGCGCTGGAGGATTATCGCGTTGACGTCGCCGCTTCGTCGCAATTGCTCGACGATGCACGGTTGATTCGTCGGGTGCTGGGCACTGATCCGCTGGTGCTGGCGGTGCACCGTAATCATCCGCTGGCAGCGCACGAACATGTGGCGTTGAGTGCTCTGGCCGGGCATACGCTGTTGATGCGCGAATCGGGTTCGACCACGCGGCGGCTGACCGAAGAGTTGCTGGCCAGTGCCGGGGTGAGCTTCGGGCCGCTACTGGAGATCGGCAGCCGCGAGTCGATCCGCGAGGCGGTGCTGCGCAATATCGGCATCAGCATTATTGCCCGCCAGGAAGTGCCGCACGATCCGCAACTGCGCGTGCTGACCATCGAGAATGCGCCGCAGATTCCGGAGTATCTGTATTGCCTCAAGGAGCGCAAAGGGGCGCGGTTGCCGGCGGCATTCCTCGGCTTGGCCCAAGAGATGTCCCCGGCCTGAATTTTCGAGTGTGCCGACTGGCCCCATCGCGAGCAGGCTCACTCCTACAGTTGGAATGCGTTCCCCTGTAGGAGTGAGCCTGCTCGCGATGGGGCCAGGGCGGGCAACGCTTCATTTGAACGAAAATCCCCGAATACCACTATCGGCCGTTTTTGCCTCACTGCCACATGACGGACGCATTACAGCTCTAGGATTGGCCTCATCTGCTTGATGAGGTTTGTCCATGAATCCTGCCATCGCCACTGCCCTGACCCATCCCGGCGCGCCGATGAAAGTGCGCGGCGTGCAAAAGCGCTTCGGCGCCTTCACCGCGCTGGATAATGTCTCCCTTGATGTCGCCGCCGGTGAACTGGTGTGTCTGCTCGGCCCGTCGGGCTGTGGCAAGACCACGCTGCTGCGTTGCATCGCCGGGCTGGAGAAGCAGGACAGCGGCGAGTTGTACCTGGGCGAGCGCGACGTTTCGCACCTCGCACCGCAGGCGCGGGATTACGGCATTCTGTTCCAGTCCTACGCGCTGTTCCCCAATCTGACCGTCGAAGCGAACATTGCCTACGGCCTCGCTGGCAGCGGTCGCGACGAAGTGCGCCGTCGCGTCGGTCAGATGCTGGAACTGGTCGGCCTCAGCGGCAGCGAGAAAAAGTATCCCGGGCAATTGTCCGGCGGCCAGCAACAGCGCGTTGCCCTGGCCCGAGCGTTGGCGCCGGCCCCGTCGCTGTTGTTGCTCGACGAGCCGATGTCGGCCCTCGATGCCCGTGTGCGCGAACATCTTTGCACCGAGCTGCGCCAGTTGCAGCGCAATCTGGGCATCACCACCCTGATGGTCACGCACAATCAGGACGAAGCGATGCTGATGGCCGACCGCATTGCGGTGATGAACAACGGCCGCGTCGAGCAATACGCCACCCCGCAGGAAATTTACAACCGTCCGGCCACGCCGTTTGTTGCCGAGTTCGTCGGGCAGGGCAACTGGCTGCCGTTCCAGCGCAGCAGTGACAGCCACGCCCAGGTCGGCGGCATGAATCTGCGCCTGGCCGATGGCAGCGTGCAGAGCGCGTCGGGCCGACTGTTTTGCCGCCCGGAAGCGATCAACGTCAATCCGCTGGTGCATGAAGAAAACCTGTTCCCGGCCAAGGTTCGCGAGATCACCTTCCTCGGCAACCGCTGCCGCATGAGCTTCGAACTTGATCAGTTGCCGGGCCATGCGCTGCTCGCCGAATTGGCGCCCGAAGCCATGCCACGCCTCGGCGCCCAGCAGATCATGGTCGCCTTGCCGCCGCGCAGCTTGCAGGTGTTCGCCTGATGAGCGCCCCGATCGCCTTGCCGCTGCCGGACAAGCGGGTACGGCCGACGTCCCGCGCCGAGATCGGCGATCGCCTGTTCGTGGTCGGCGGCAAGCTTCTACTGCTGGTATTGCTCGGCCTCGCCGTACTGCTGCCATTGCTGGCAATCTTCTGGCGCGGCTTCAGCAATGACGCCGGGCAGGGCGGTGGCTGGCTCGCGGCGAAAACACTTCTGACCAGCGCGAATTTCCACTGGCTGCTCGGCAACAGCTTGAAAGTTTCCCTCAGCGTCGCCGCCATCGTCGTACCGCTGGCTTACCTGTTTGCCTACGCGCTGCAACGCACGCTGATTCCGGCCAAGGGCGTCTGGCGCGGGATTTCCCTGCTGCCGCTGATGGCGCCGTCGATGCTGCCGGGCATTGCCCTGGTCTATCTGTTCGGCAACCAGGGCCTGCTGCGCGGGCTGCTGTCGGACAACATCTACGGCTTCTGGGGGATTGTGCTGGGCGAGGTGATTTATACCTTTCCCCATGCGCTGATGATTTTGCTCTCGGCGTTGTCGCTGGCCGATGCGCGGTTATTCGATGCGGCGTCGAGCATGGGCGCCAGTCCGGCCAAGGCGTTTCGCAGCATTACCTGGCCGGCGACGCGCCAAGCGGTGTTTGCCGCGTTCTGTCTGGTGTTCACCCTGACCATCACCGATTTCGGGGTGCCGGTGGTGGTCGGTGGCGACTACCAAGTGCTGGCGCTTGAGGCCTACAAAGCCGTGGTCGGCCAGCAACAGTTCGGGCGCGGCGCGTTGATCGGCATGGTGTTGCTGCTGCCGGCACTGTTCAGTTTTGGCGTCGATGCCTGGCTGCGTCGTCGACACGGCGATTCCATGAGCGGGCGCGCACAGGTGTTCAAACCGTTGCCGTCCAAGCTGCGCGATGGTTGCTATCTGGCGATTGTCTTGTTGATCAGCGCCGCGCTGTTGCTGGTGTTTGGCATGGCGGTGTTCTCATCCTTGGTGAAATTCTGGCCATACAATCTGTCGCTGTCGCTCAACCACTATCAGTTCAACGAGACCGCCGGCGGTGGCTGGCTCGCCTACAGCAACAGTTTGAAGATGGCGTTGGGCACGGCACTGATCGGCAGTGT
Proteins encoded in this window:
- a CDS encoding putative 2-aminoethylphosphonate ABC transporter permease subunit; the encoded protein is MSAPIALPLPDKRVRPTSRAEIGDRLFVVGGKLLLLVLLGLAVLLPLLAIFWRGFSNDAGQGGGWLAAKTLLTSANFHWLLGNSLKVSLSVAAIVVPLAYLFAYALQRTLIPAKGVWRGISLLPLMAPSMLPGIALVYLFGNQGLLRGLLSDNIYGFWGIVLGEVIYTFPHALMILLSALSLADARLFDAASSMGASPAKAFRSITWPATRQAVFAAFCLVFTLTITDFGVPVVVGGDYQVLALEAYKAVVGQQQFGRGALIGMVLLLPALFSFGVDAWLRRRHGDSMSGRAQVFKPLPSKLRDGCYLAIVLLISAALLLVFGMAVFSSLVKFWPYNLSLSLNHYQFNETAGGGWLAYSNSLKMALGTALIGSVLIFTGAYLMEKTRTQPGLNLTLRMLSFVPMAVPGLVLGLGYVFFFNLSGNPLHVLYGTMTLLIVCTIAHYLTTAQMTATTALRQLDAEFEAAALSLKAPLYRHFLRVTVPICLPALLDIVRYLFVSAMTTVSAAIFLYSPDTILAAVAVLNMDDAGNVGGAAAMSTLILFTSAGVSLLLAWASRGLLRRSQAWRQTAPGH
- a CDS encoding thymidylate synthase produces the protein MKQYLELVSHVIQNGTKQANRTGINTISFPGAMLRFDLQEGFPAITTRKMAFKSAIGEMCGFLRGVNNAAQFRALGCKVWDQNANENAQWLANPFRQGDDDLGEIYGVQWRKWPAYKQIPLNNTAAIEQTLSIGYKQIAQGEEDGQAYVVLYKAIDQVRQCVDTIINDPGSRRILFHGWNCAQLDEMALPPCHLLYQFHPNVETKEISLTLYIRSNDLGLGTPFNLTEGAALLSLIGRLTGYTPRWFTYFIGDAHVYENHLDMLNEQLKREPFAMPKLKISDRVPEFAKTGVYQPEWLELVEPSDFSLEGYEHHPPMTAPMAV
- a CDS encoding heavy metal translocating P-type ATPase; translation: MSDSLHTHKPGDGHDHSHKAQPVHKHAHGGDSCCGSKAAAPAPVHSHEDACCSSKAAAPALVQLSEKTSADARLSSFRIEAMDCPTEQTLIQNKLGKLAGVQQLEFNLINRVLGVTHNLADTAPITAAIKSLGMHAEPLEAGVDAPAPTPVKKHWWPLALSGVTALAAEVIHFTNAAPDWGVAVVALVSILSGGLGTYKKGWIALKNRNLNINALMSIAVTGAILIGQWPEAAMVMFLFTAAELIEARSLDRARNAISGLMQMTPEQATVLQADGNWLEQEVKSVELGARVRVKPGERIALDGEVASGSSTIDQAPITGESLPVDKTIGDKVFAGTINQAGSLEYTVTAAANNSTLARIIHAVEQAQGARAPTQRFVDQFSKIYTPVVFVFALAVAVIPPLFMGAAWFDWIYRALVLLVVACPCALVISTPVTIVSGLAAAARKGILVKGGVYLEGGFKLDYLALDKTGTITHGKPVQTDYLSLDPTADATAPAIAAALAGRSDHPVSLAIANAAVDKNLEVLTVDNFTALGGRGVKGEINGQTYHLGNHRLVEELGLCSPQLEEKLFALEKQGKSVVLLLDPSGPLALFAVADTVKETSREAIRQLHELGVKTLMLTGDNVHTAQAIAAQVGIDEARGDLLPTDKLQAIENLYKQGHRVGMVGDGINDAPALARAEIGFAMAAAGTDTAIETADVALMDDDMRKIPAFISLSRNTASILKQNIALALVIKAIFLGVTFAGLATMWMAVFADMGVSLLVVFNGLRLLRK
- the cadR gene encoding Cd(II)/Pb(II)-responsive transcriptional regulator gives rise to the protein MKIGELARLTDCAVETIRYYERENLLPEPARSDGNYRVYTQAHAERLTFIRNCRTLDMTLEEIRSLLALRDSPQDQCESVNALIDEHIQHVKARIDGLLALQTQLLELRQRCGEGPEADQCGILQRLEVSGGVVATEVEHSHVGRSHGH
- a CDS encoding putative 2-aminoethylphosphonate ABC transporter ATP-binding protein — translated: MNPAIATALTHPGAPMKVRGVQKRFGAFTALDNVSLDVAAGELVCLLGPSGCGKTTLLRCIAGLEKQDSGELYLGERDVSHLAPQARDYGILFQSYALFPNLTVEANIAYGLAGSGRDEVRRRVGQMLELVGLSGSEKKYPGQLSGGQQQRVALARALAPAPSLLLLDEPMSALDARVREHLCTELRQLQRNLGITTLMVTHNQDEAMLMADRIAVMNNGRVEQYATPQEIYNRPATPFVAEFVGQGNWLPFQRSSDSHAQVGGMNLRLADGSVQSASGRLFCRPEAINVNPLVHEENLFPAKVREITFLGNRCRMSFELDQLPGHALLAELAPEAMPRLGAQQIMVALPPRSLQVFA
- the lgt gene encoding prolipoprotein diacylglyceryl transferase: MLPYPQIDPVALAIGPLKIHWYGLMYLIGIGGAWLLASRRLNRFDPTWTKEKLSDLVFWLSMGVIVGGRLGYVLFYDLSAYLANPTLIFEVWKGGMSFHGGFIGVMLAALWFGKRNGKSFFQLMDFVAPMVPIGLGAGRIGNFINAELWGKATDVPWAMVFPPFSDPAQLPRHPSQLYQFALEGVALFLILWLFSRKPRPTMAVSGMFALFYGIFRFIVEFVRVPDAQLGYLAWNWLTMGQVLCVPMIVGGLFLIWLAYRRAPAAPLAPTA
- a CDS encoding LysR family transcriptional regulator; translation: MLSAELKAFYRVARLGSITLAAKKLGLSQPTVTTQIRNLESQYSVELFYRGGRRLSVSDEGARLLPMVKALLQQEADIEFFLRNSGQVQGTLRIAATAPYYILDLVKTFRERLPQVEVSVEIGNSQQVLEALEDYRVDVAASSQLLDDARLIRRVLGTDPLVLAVHRNHPLAAHEHVALSALAGHTLLMRESGSTTRRLTEELLASAGVSFGPLLEIGSRESIREAVLRNIGISIIARQEVPHDPQLRVLTIENAPQIPEYLYCLKERKGARLPAAFLGLAQEMSPA